The proteins below are encoded in one region of Limnochorda pilosa:
- a CDS encoding DUF1015 domain-containing protein, which yields MPEIRPFRAVRYDPGRAGRLEDVLAPPYDVIDPTLQDQLYERSPRNIVRLVLGRTFPGDGGASNRYTRAAALYRRWRETGILVADPEPALYLYAQRYAWRGGEHLTWGWVGAVRLEEPGKTFLPHEATLPGPKADRLALWQAARAEFSQVFGLYHRPDPSERELAQAVMGDAPLEQFTDDRGVEHRVWRVAGGLEPERLAADLRPLQVVLADGHHRFETAVALARGPLGTLPGAAWAALWLVNTALSPVTVLPTHRVLENGPGVPGWDDLLARARERFRVEPLAPAGAAEGAATGAAHPRISEPEEPGVVHLVGPDGSAWRLATPPDRSPELAVTMLHRELLDPILKGLAGSQAEGFERFLRFTHDGEEARRWVATGEGRAAFLLPALDGEAVRRAAETVGRLPQKSTYFYPKAPSGLLIYDLEESLGKL from the coding sequence TTGCCCGAGATCCGGCCCTTCCGGGCGGTGCGCTACGACCCCGGTCGGGCGGGCCGCCTGGAGGACGTGCTGGCGCCGCCGTACGACGTGATCGACCCCACCTTGCAGGACCAACTCTACGAGCGGAGCCCCCGGAACATCGTTCGCCTGGTGCTGGGGCGCACCTTCCCCGGAGACGGCGGCGCGTCCAACCGGTACACCCGGGCCGCGGCCCTCTACCGGCGCTGGCGGGAGACCGGCATCCTGGTCGCGGACCCTGAGCCCGCGCTCTACCTCTACGCCCAGCGTTATGCCTGGCGTGGGGGCGAGCACCTCACCTGGGGATGGGTGGGGGCCGTCCGGCTGGAAGAGCCCGGGAAGACGTTCCTTCCCCACGAGGCGACCCTGCCGGGCCCCAAGGCGGACCGCCTGGCCCTGTGGCAGGCGGCGCGGGCCGAGTTCAGCCAGGTGTTCGGCCTCTACCACCGGCCCGATCCGAGCGAGCGGGAGCTGGCCCAGGCGGTGATGGGCGACGCTCCCCTGGAGCAGTTCACCGACGACCGGGGCGTGGAGCACCGGGTGTGGCGGGTGGCCGGCGGGCTGGAGCCCGAGCGCCTGGCCGCCGACCTGCGACCCCTGCAGGTGGTGCTGGCCGACGGCCACCACCGCTTCGAGACGGCGGTGGCCCTGGCCCGGGGCCCGCTGGGGACTCTTCCAGGGGCGGCCTGGGCGGCCCTCTGGCTGGTCAACACCGCCCTGAGCCCGGTGACCGTCCTCCCGACCCACCGGGTGCTGGAAAACGGCCCCGGCGTCCCAGGCTGGGACGATCTGCTGGCGCGGGCCCGCGAGCGCTTCCGGGTGGAGCCGCTGGCCCCGGCGGGGGCTGCGGAAGGGGCAGCGACCGGCGCGGCGCACCCGCGCATCTCGGAGCCCGAGGAGCCCGGCGTGGTCCACCTGGTGGGGCCAGACGGGTCCGCCTGGCGGCTGGCGACCCCGCCGGACCGGTCGCCGGAGCTGGCCGTGACCATGCTCCACCGGGAGCTGCTGGATCCCATCCTGAAGGGGTTGGCGGGGAGCCAGGCCGAAGGGTTCGAGCGGTTCCTGCGCTTCACCCACGACGGGGAGGAAGCCCGGCGCTGGGTGGCGACCGGAGAGGGCCGGGCGGCCTTCCTGCTGCCGGCCCTGGACGGCGAGGCCGTCCGGCGGGCGGCCGAGACCGTGGGGCGCCTGCCCCAAAAGAGTACCTACTTCTACCCGAAGGCGCCCAGCGGCCTCCTGATCTACGATCTGGAGGAGAGTCTGGGGAAGCTGTAA
- a CDS encoding 3-hydroxyacyl-CoA dehydrogenase family protein: protein MAAPRVGVVGAGTMGTSLAQHLAQEGFEVVLVDVSEAILHRALEAVAASLDQRLEKWAITEAEKRVILKRITPSLSLEDAAPADLVIEAVTEDLELKKGIFRQLDALAPPDRLLASNTSTLSITEVAAATAHPDRVLGVHFVNPVTEMPVVEIIRGLHTSEESVAKARAFVERIDKVAVEVYESPGYVTTRLIMPLLNEAMYCVMEGVASPEDIDTAMRLGYRFRHGPLEMADRMGLDSLLIAMERLFREYGELKFRPCPLLKKYVRAGNLGVKTGRGFFHYDEEGRRLDAPGGRPVHEPGGAGKGVGA, encoded by the coding sequence GTGGCAGCGCCGCGCGTGGGAGTGGTGGGAGCAGGAACGATGGGGACGAGCCTCGCGCAGCACCTGGCCCAGGAGGGCTTCGAAGTGGTGCTGGTGGACGTGTCCGAGGCGATCCTGCACCGCGCCCTGGAGGCTGTGGCCGCCTCCCTGGACCAGCGCCTGGAGAAATGGGCCATCACCGAGGCGGAGAAGCGGGTGATTCTGAAGCGCATCACCCCCTCCCTCTCGCTTGAGGACGCGGCCCCGGCGGACCTGGTGATCGAGGCGGTCACCGAGGATCTCGAGCTGAAGAAAGGGATCTTCCGCCAGCTGGACGCCCTGGCGCCCCCTGACCGGCTCCTGGCCAGCAACACCTCCACCCTGAGCATCACCGAGGTGGCGGCCGCGACCGCTCACCCGGACCGGGTGCTGGGGGTGCACTTCGTCAACCCCGTCACCGAGATGCCCGTGGTGGAGATCATCCGGGGCCTCCACACCTCCGAGGAGAGCGTGGCCAAGGCCCGGGCGTTCGTGGAGCGCATCGACAAGGTGGCGGTGGAGGTCTACGAGTCGCCCGGGTACGTCACCACCCGCCTGATCATGCCCCTGCTGAACGAGGCCATGTACTGCGTCATGGAGGGCGTCGCTTCGCCGGAGGACATCGACACGGCCATGCGCCTGGGGTACCGCTTCCGCCACGGACCCCTGGAGATGGCGGACCGCATGGGCCTCGACTCGCTTCTGATCGCCATGGAGCGGCTCTTCCGGGAGTACGGCGAGCTCAAGTTCCGGCCCTGCCCGCTCCTCAAGAAGTACGTGCGCGCGGGGAACCTGGGCGTGAAGACGGGCAGGGGCTTCTTCCACTACGACGAAGAAGGGCGTCGGCTTGACGCGCCCGGGGGACGCCCGGTGCACGAGCCGGGCGGCGCAGGCAAGGGGGTGGGCGCGTGA
- a CDS encoding acetate/propionate family kinase has translation MKVFVLNSGSSSVKYKLYEMPDEAVLASGQVERIGMDDAAVTHRVPGREPYRVQEEILDHTTAIQRVLGLLTEAHDGAAVLQRIDEIDAVGHRVVHGGEAFHGSVRVTPAVKRSIRELSELAPLHNPHNLAGIEAAEELLPGVPQVAVFDTAFHARMPRHAFLYALPHVLYRRYAVRRYGFHGSSHRYVAERVRTLLGDGGTARIITCHLGNGASIAAVQGDHSIDTSMGFTPLEGLMMGTRSGDVDAGALLYVMARENLSLAEADAMLNKHSGVLGISGLASDMREIEEAADAGNETARLALEMYAYRIRKYIGAYAAALNGVDAIAFTAGIGEHSWRVREDVGASLGYLGAELDPEANRAARGEALISTPHSRVRLYVVPTDEEVVIARDTVAVVTADREPVAARRPGARRG, from the coding sequence GTGAAGGTCTTCGTGCTCAACTCGGGCAGCTCGTCGGTCAAGTACAAGCTGTACGAGATGCCCGATGAGGCCGTGCTGGCCTCGGGGCAGGTGGAGCGCATCGGTATGGACGACGCGGCGGTCACCCACCGCGTCCCCGGGCGGGAACCTTACCGGGTCCAGGAAGAGATCCTGGACCACACGACCGCGATCCAGCGGGTGTTGGGCCTCCTCACCGAGGCCCACGATGGGGCCGCGGTCCTGCAACGCATCGACGAGATCGATGCCGTGGGGCACCGGGTGGTCCACGGCGGCGAGGCGTTTCACGGATCCGTCCGGGTGACGCCCGCGGTGAAGCGGTCGATCCGGGAGCTCTCCGAGCTCGCGCCGCTGCACAACCCCCACAACTTGGCAGGCATCGAGGCGGCCGAGGAGCTGCTCCCAGGCGTTCCCCAGGTGGCCGTCTTCGACACCGCCTTCCACGCCCGCATGCCCCGGCATGCCTTCCTCTACGCGCTTCCCCACGTTCTCTACCGCCGCTACGCGGTTCGTCGCTACGGATTCCACGGCTCGTCCCACCGGTACGTCGCCGAGCGGGTCCGCACCCTGCTGGGAGATGGAGGCACGGCCCGCATCATCACCTGCCACCTGGGCAACGGCGCCAGCATCGCGGCCGTGCAGGGAGACCACTCCATCGACACCTCCATGGGCTTCACGCCTCTCGAGGGCCTCATGATGGGCACCCGCTCGGGCGACGTGGACGCCGGGGCGCTCCTCTACGTCATGGCCCGGGAGAACCTCTCCCTGGCCGAGGCCGATGCCATGCTGAACAAGCACAGCGGCGTCCTGGGGATCTCGGGACTCGCGTCGGACATGCGGGAGATCGAGGAGGCGGCCGACGCCGGCAACGAGACGGCCCGGCTCGCCCTGGAGATGTACGCCTACCGGATCCGCAAGTACATCGGCGCGTACGCGGCGGCCCTGAATGGGGTCGACGCGATTGCCTTCACCGCCGGTATCGGCGAACACTCGTGGCGGGTGCGCGAGGACGTCGGCGCGTCGCTGGGCTACCTGGGCGCCGAGCTGGACCCCGAAGCCAACCGGGCCGCCCGGGGCGAAGCGCTCATCTCGACCCCCCACAGCCGGGTGCGCCTCTACGTGGTGCCCACCGACGAGGAGGTCGTCATCGCCCGCGACACGGTGGCCGTGGTGACGGCCGACCGCGAGCCGGTGGCCGCCCGTCGCCCCGGGGCTCGTCGCGGTTGA
- a CDS encoding cytochrome c biogenesis CcdA family protein: protein MPGTEVGVAIAFLAGAASIVSPCVIALIPAYVSYLSGLSLSELSAHPGEGGAPRRRVMAGALLFVLGFTVVFVAFGATATALGRSLLLYQDLLRRLAGVLVVLFGIYLTGLVRIPFLEQERRLDLGRMPRGLAGAFPVGMAFAAGWTPCVGPALASILFLAGTQQTLWQGVGLLLVYSLGMALPFLAMALFIGRFQKWLPRLARQGRWISLTSGALVALVGVLLYTNAFFRLAGLFNYYQWGL, encoded by the coding sequence GTGCCCGGAACCGAGGTGGGTGTGGCCATCGCCTTCCTGGCGGGGGCGGCTTCCATCGTCTCTCCTTGCGTCATCGCCCTCATCCCGGCGTACGTGAGCTATCTCTCGGGCCTGAGCCTCTCGGAACTCTCGGCGCACCCGGGGGAGGGCGGCGCGCCTCGCCGCCGGGTGATGGCCGGGGCGCTCCTCTTCGTGCTGGGCTTCACCGTGGTCTTCGTCGCCTTCGGGGCCACGGCTACGGCCCTGGGGCGATCGCTGCTCCTCTACCAGGACCTCCTGCGACGCCTGGCCGGAGTCCTCGTCGTTCTCTTCGGCATCTACCTCACCGGGCTCGTGCGCATCCCCTTCCTCGAGCAGGAGCGCCGGCTCGACCTGGGTCGCATGCCCCGGGGGCTGGCCGGCGCCTTCCCGGTGGGCATGGCCTTCGCTGCCGGGTGGACGCCGTGCGTCGGCCCCGCGCTGGCGTCGATCCTCTTCCTGGCGGGAACCCAGCAGACCCTCTGGCAGGGTGTGGGGCTCCTCCTGGTCTACTCGCTGGGCATGGCGTTGCCCTTCCTGGCCATGGCCCTCTTCATCGGCCGCTTCCAGAAGTGGCTCCCCCGGCTGGCCCGCCAGGGACGGTGGATCTCCCTGACCAGCGGCGCCCTGGTGGCCCTGGTGGGCGTGCTGCTCTACACCAACGCGTTCTTCCGCCTGGCAGGCCTCTTCAACTACTACCAGTGGGGCCTATGA
- the ytvI gene encoding sporulation integral membrane protein YtvI, with protein sequence MAATLERLLQPKTWLFLAALALVLIYRVPLGTTLLPFFMAFLLAMLMDPAVSWVQRRTGIRRTVVVLAVLLLVIVLTLGLLSIIFVRVVGDLINLAGLLPDYRKELIQLTGDAITEVNRLVEALPPEVGAYVTTGVEDFSRQALGFVQNLVQRLLAGLTGLPNLLVVAVMAVMASYFLSRDKEKLGESLTRLFPPERQEVVQRVQERVFQDLMGFLQGQFLIALMTTSLSMLVLFLMGVPYWTLLGLILGILDFIPVVGPSVVLFPWALGAILFDRPGQALWLLLLYFGIFFTRQLATPRLLGTSIGIHPVVTLISIYGGIIFFGPVGILLGPVLAIAGKAAWLTRLTAREEIAGMEAQGAFSPPDAPGSAAGPANAPAGEAEEARRQAVEEAETSHRSPAFRPPNP encoded by the coding sequence GTGGCGGCGACGCTGGAGCGGCTCCTGCAGCCCAAGACGTGGCTCTTCCTGGCAGCGCTGGCGCTGGTCCTGATCTACCGGGTGCCGCTGGGGACCACCCTCCTCCCCTTCTTCATGGCCTTCCTCCTGGCCATGCTCATGGACCCGGCGGTGAGCTGGGTCCAGCGACGCACCGGGATCCGGCGGACCGTGGTGGTGCTCGCGGTCCTGCTCCTGGTGATCGTGCTCACCCTCGGGCTCCTGTCGATCATCTTCGTCCGGGTGGTGGGCGACCTCATCAACCTGGCCGGGCTCCTGCCCGACTACCGCAAGGAACTGATCCAACTCACGGGGGACGCCATCACCGAGGTGAATCGTCTGGTGGAGGCCTTGCCCCCGGAGGTGGGCGCGTACGTCACCACCGGGGTGGAGGATTTCAGCCGCCAGGCCCTGGGCTTCGTCCAGAACCTGGTTCAGCGCCTGCTGGCCGGCCTCACGGGCCTTCCCAACCTCCTGGTGGTGGCGGTGATGGCGGTGATGGCCTCCTACTTCCTGTCGCGGGACAAGGAGAAGCTGGGCGAAAGCCTGACACGCCTCTTCCCGCCCGAGCGGCAGGAGGTCGTCCAGCGGGTGCAAGAGCGGGTCTTTCAGGACCTGATGGGCTTTCTGCAGGGCCAGTTCCTCATTGCGCTCATGACCACGTCGCTCTCGATGCTGGTCCTCTTCCTCATGGGCGTCCCCTACTGGACGCTCCTGGGGCTCATCCTGGGGATCCTGGACTTCATCCCGGTGGTGGGCCCCAGCGTGGTCCTCTTCCCGTGGGCACTGGGGGCCATCCTCTTCGATCGGCCAGGGCAGGCTCTCTGGCTGCTCCTGCTCTACTTCGGCATCTTCTTCACCCGCCAGCTCGCGACGCCCCGGTTGCTGGGCACCTCCATCGGCATCCACCCGGTGGTGACCCTGATCTCCATCTACGGGGGCATCATCTTCTTCGGACCGGTGGGGATCCTGCTGGGACCGGTGCTGGCCATCGCCGGCAAGGCGGCCTGGCTGACGCGCCTCACGGCCCGGGAGGAGATCGCGGGGATGGAGGCCCAGGGGGCTTTCTCCCCGCCCGACGCGCCGGGCTCGGCGGCGGGGCCGGCGAACGCTCCGGCCGGCGAGGCGGAGGAAGCCCGCCGGCAAGCGGTCGAGGAGGCCGAGACCTCCCACCGTTCTCCGGCATTCAGGCCCCCCAACCCCTGA
- a CDS encoding helix-turn-helix domain-containing protein — translation MARSSKVEERDPRTGRTKAPRRERPWTPAGDMVLMQLHEEGYTTGQIGRILNRTSQSVGRRLSVLRQRGFRLERPRSRAADFAWPSQMGVVSGHLY, via the coding sequence ATGGCACGGAGCTCGAAGGTGGAAGAACGCGATCCCAGGACCGGCCGGACCAAGGCACCCCGCCGGGAGCGCCCCTGGACGCCGGCGGGCGACATGGTCCTCATGCAGCTCCACGAGGAAGGGTACACCACGGGGCAGATCGGGCGCATCCTCAACCGAACGAGCCAATCGGTGGGGCGCCGGCTCAGCGTCCTGAGGCAGAGGGGCTTCCGCCTGGAGCGGCCTCGAAGCCGGGCGGCCGACTTCGCCTGGCCGTCGCAGATGGGCGTGGTGAGCGGCCACCTCTACTGA
- a CDS encoding HAMP domain-containing histidine kinase: MRTVFGKLLIHDVLLIVVTMSILASAVGYLAVDYSFSDRRRELVSQAEALSALISNGYLVRSDPETAHFLLETVDRMADARVWVVNDQGLVLLTSLSHTRWEGFRLSADELQKVRAGLVVSRVDLIPQLGEPTFSVAAPVMAGGRVAGAVLLHAPISGVMATVQRIRTLVLYASLLALSLALLLAFFVSRRITRPVREMTAFAQAMRQGRFDHRIEVEEEDEIGQLAKTFNHLSRELGLTIDALTREKRQRESIVQSMSEGVLAVDVRGHILLVNPQARQLLELAGGEAEGRPAEEVLPAEWFQPFQRCLQEGMPVEGIRPTGGRTLRLRVAPIDGGGRVEGAVGLVEDITEQRRVEQMRRDFVANVSHELRTPLTSLRGFLQAIREGVVTDPREIGRYLGVMHGETMRLIRLVNSLLDLSRIEGGQVQLHRQALALAPVVEDVLVSMHPRMEENALRVETDIPQDLPAVWADRDRLDQILINLLENAVRYAGREGQVRVAARSLGDAVVVAVEDTGPGIPAEELPYVWDRFYKVDKARTADGSGTGLGLVIVRQLVELHGGRAWAESQPGQGSRFFFSLPQAQGQEETGPVSA, encoded by the coding sequence ATGCGCACCGTCTTCGGCAAGCTCCTGATCCACGATGTCCTCCTCATCGTGGTCACCATGTCGATCCTGGCCTCCGCGGTGGGGTACCTGGCCGTCGACTACTCCTTCTCGGACCGCCGGCGGGAGCTGGTGAGCCAGGCGGAGGCCCTCTCCGCGCTCATCTCCAACGGGTACCTGGTGCGGAGCGACCCCGAGACCGCCCACTTCCTGCTGGAGACCGTGGACCGCATGGCCGACGCCCGGGTCTGGGTGGTGAACGACCAGGGGCTGGTCCTCCTCACCTCCCTCAGCCACACCCGCTGGGAGGGCTTCCGGCTCAGCGCCGACGAGCTGCAGAAGGTCAGGGCCGGTCTGGTGGTGAGCCGGGTGGACCTGATCCCCCAGCTGGGTGAGCCCACCTTCTCGGTGGCGGCCCCGGTGATGGCCGGCGGCCGCGTGGCGGGGGCGGTGCTGCTCCACGCGCCCATCAGCGGGGTGATGGCCACAGTGCAGCGCATCCGCACCCTGGTGCTCTACGCCTCGCTGCTGGCCCTCAGCCTGGCGCTCCTCCTCGCGTTCTTCGTCTCCAGGCGGATCACCCGGCCCGTGCGCGAGATGACGGCCTTCGCCCAGGCCATGCGCCAGGGCCGCTTCGACCACCGCATCGAGGTCGAGGAGGAGGACGAGATCGGCCAGCTGGCCAAGACCTTCAACCACCTGAGCCGCGAGCTGGGGCTCACCATCGATGCCCTCACCCGGGAGAAGCGCCAGCGGGAGTCCATCGTCCAGAGCATGAGCGAGGGCGTCCTGGCCGTGGACGTGCGGGGGCACATCCTGCTGGTGAACCCCCAGGCCCGGCAGCTCCTGGAGCTGGCGGGCGGGGAGGCCGAAGGCCGCCCGGCCGAGGAGGTGCTGCCGGCCGAATGGTTCCAGCCCTTCCAGCGTTGCCTGCAGGAGGGCATGCCGGTGGAAGGCATCCGACCCACGGGTGGGCGGACCCTGCGCCTGCGGGTGGCACCCATCGACGGCGGCGGTCGGGTGGAGGGCGCCGTGGGCCTGGTGGAGGACATCACCGAGCAGCGCCGGGTCGAGCAGATGCGGCGCGACTTCGTGGCCAACGTCTCCCATGAGCTCCGCACCCCGCTCACCTCCCTGCGCGGCTTCCTCCAGGCCATCCGGGAAGGGGTGGTGACCGATCCCCGGGAGATCGGGCGCTACCTGGGGGTCATGCACGGTGAGACCATGCGGCTTATCCGGCTGGTCAACAGCCTGCTGGACCTCTCCCGCATCGAAGGGGGTCAGGTGCAGCTTCATCGCCAGGCGCTGGCCCTGGCCCCGGTGGTGGAGGACGTGCTGGTCAGCATGCACCCCCGCATGGAGGAGAACGCCCTGCGGGTGGAGACCGACATCCCCCAAGACCTGCCCGCGGTCTGGGCGGACCGTGACCGCCTGGACCAGATCCTGATCAACCTCCTGGAGAACGCCGTCCGCTACGCCGGGCGCGAGGGGCAGGTCCGGGTGGCGGCTCGCTCCCTGGGTGACGCCGTGGTGGTGGCCGTGGAGGATACGGGACCCGGGATCCCGGCCGAGGAGCTGCCCTACGTCTGGGACCGCTTCTACAAGGTGGACAAGGCCCGAACCGCCGACGGCTCGGGGACCGGGCTCGGCCTGGTGATCGTCCGGCAGCTCGTGGAGCTGCACGGGGGACGGGCATGGGCCGAGAGCCAGCCGGGGCAGGGGAGCCGTTTCTTCTTCAGCCTCCCGCAGGCCCAGGGCCAGGAGGAAACGGGCCCCGTTTCCGCGTGA
- a CDS encoding response regulator transcription factor, translated as MERVLVVDDEPNVCELVSLYLRKEGFQVECRHDGRSGLEEALSGRYQMLVLDLMLPEIDGWEVCRRVRARSSLPILMLTARDDDVEKILGLEMGADDYVTKPFNPREVAARVKAILRRARDEEPETENLAFPGLLIDRDQHRVLLDDEPVALTPREFDLLWELARGAGRTLTRDQLLERVWGYDFYGDERTVDVHIKRLRRKIEPAGVRRHYIHTVWGVGYRFEPVEAGDAEGSEDPCAPSSASS; from the coding sequence ATGGAACGGGTCCTGGTGGTGGACGACGAGCCGAACGTCTGCGAGCTCGTCAGCCTCTACCTGCGCAAGGAAGGGTTCCAGGTGGAGTGCCGCCACGACGGCCGCTCCGGCCTAGAGGAGGCCCTCAGCGGTCGCTACCAGATGCTTGTGCTGGACCTGATGCTCCCCGAGATCGACGGGTGGGAGGTCTGTCGCCGGGTGCGGGCCCGGAGCTCCCTGCCCATCCTCATGCTTACCGCTCGGGACGACGACGTGGAGAAGATCCTGGGGCTCGAGATGGGAGCCGACGACTACGTCACCAAGCCCTTCAACCCCAGGGAGGTGGCCGCCCGGGTGAAAGCGATCCTCCGCCGCGCCCGGGACGAAGAACCCGAAACCGAGAACCTGGCCTTCCCGGGTCTCCTCATCGACCGCGATCAGCACCGGGTCCTGCTCGACGACGAGCCTGTCGCGCTCACCCCCCGCGAGTTCGATCTGCTTTGGGAGCTGGCCCGGGGCGCAGGGCGGACCCTCACCCGCGACCAGCTCCTGGAGCGGGTGTGGGGCTACGACTTCTACGGCGATGAACGGACCGTCGACGTGCACATCAAGCGGCTGCGGCGCAAGATCGAGCCTGCCGGGGTGCGGAGGCACTACATCCACACCGTGTGGGGCGTGGGCTACCGGTTCGAGCCCGTGGAGGCCGGCGACGCGGAGGGGTCGGAGGATCCATGCGCACCGTCTTCGGCAAGCTCCTGA
- a CDS encoding translocation/assembly module TamB domain-containing protein, translated as MWIERLLFAGSLLILLTAVAILGVNSSGLPARWAEEALVGAFPGVGAELGSVRFTGPGSLEASALRLDLDGDGNPDVRSEAVSIRFNLLRWIRDRDPVAATHAVVVRGVHARLLLPEGEPPAPKTAGARQAPDPAGETPSEQARVLLARLPQGVHLRVEEAEVTLADAAGEIARLSGRAEAVRAATPGRNALELRLAVEEEAGARLGVEAQVPLDRAGLWAGEVHATGDLSAPWITRLLQRVDGWPQAIQLAGPVGLDGTLAGHGEWPRLRMEVRGAPVTVDARAAGWPRYRFDTLSGWMTWEEGGLRLEPLRLDDGRAVLTASGRISAEGPAVDLQGERLPLERYLPFVAGFLKGEAALEGRMSGSWADLTLAGSVTAPHPTLLGGEVDRLRAELAWTQGRLQVSQGVVELGEGRLEGAGWWRPGDAPGGTLQADLRSKGFPLQALQAARVLGLGGQADGEVHLEGAPRDPSISGRASSARLVMGPARFDQVEGAFSGSWNRLHLEQLTARRVEGGRYRVTGWMGPGVDGAVAGEGPGLDLEVEVTDESLPAVAALLGYKLPSYLLTGRFDGRAEVGGNQSNPTGSARLELKEGPIMGQELVTQLDLRFGNGAVRVERLRRHPLRTGLDTWVPS; from the coding sequence ATGTGGATTGAACGTCTCCTCTTCGCGGGGAGCCTCCTGATCCTGCTGACGGCGGTGGCGATCCTGGGCGTCAACAGCTCGGGCCTGCCGGCGCGCTGGGCGGAGGAGGCCCTGGTCGGGGCCTTTCCGGGCGTGGGCGCGGAGCTGGGAAGCGTGCGCTTCACGGGTCCCGGAAGCCTCGAGGCGTCGGCCCTCCGCCTGGACCTGGACGGTGACGGGAACCCCGACGTTCGCTCCGAGGCCGTCTCCATCCGCTTCAACCTCCTCCGCTGGATTCGGGACCGCGATCCTGTGGCCGCGACGCACGCCGTGGTCGTGCGCGGCGTTCACGCACGGCTCCTGCTGCCCGAGGGGGAACCCCCGGCACCGAAGACGGCAGGTGCCCGTCAAGCCCCGGATCCGGCTGGCGAGACCCCGTCCGAGCAGGCCCGCGTCCTCTTGGCCCGCCTCCCCCAGGGGGTGCACCTCCGGGTGGAGGAGGCCGAGGTGACCCTGGCCGATGCCGCCGGTGAGATCGCCAGGCTCTCGGGGAGGGCGGAGGCGGTGCGGGCAGCCACGCCCGGCCGGAATGCGCTGGAGCTGCGGCTCGCCGTGGAGGAGGAGGCCGGCGCCCGCCTGGGCGTCGAGGCCCAGGTCCCCCTGGATCGTGCCGGCCTGTGGGCGGGCGAGGTGCATGCCACCGGCGACCTCTCGGCCCCTTGGATCACGCGGCTCCTGCAGCGGGTGGACGGCTGGCCCCAGGCGATCCAGCTGGCGGGTCCGGTGGGGCTGGACGGGACCCTCGCCGGGCATGGGGAGTGGCCCCGTCTCCGCATGGAGGTCCGGGGGGCGCCGGTGACCGTGGACGCGCGAGCGGCCGGCTGGCCCCGCTACCGGTTCGACACCCTCTCTGGATGGATGACCTGGGAGGAGGGTGGGCTGCGCCTGGAGCCGTTGCGGCTCGACGACGGTCGAGCGGTCCTGACGGCCTCGGGCCGGATCTCGGCCGAAGGACCCGCGGTGGACCTCCAGGGGGAGCGCCTGCCCTTGGAACGGTACCTGCCCTTCGTCGCCGGCTTCCTGAAGGGCGAGGCCGCGCTCGAAGGCAGGATGTCCGGCTCCTGGGCGGACCTGACCCTGGCAGGGAGCGTGACCGCCCCACACCCGACCCTCCTCGGGGGCGAGGTGGATCGCCTGCGGGCCGAACTCGCCTGGACCCAGGGGCGGCTCCAGGTGAGCCAGGGCGTGGTCGAGCTGGGCGAGGGGCGCCTGGAGGGAGCCGGCTGGTGGCGCCCGGGCGATGCGCCGGGCGGCACGCTCCAGGCCGACCTCCGCAGCAAAGGCTTCCCCCTGCAGGCGCTTCAGGCCGCCCGGGTGCTGGGCCTGGGTGGCCAGGCAGACGGGGAGGTCCACCTGGAGGGCGCCCCACGGGATCCGAGCATCTCGGGCCGCGCATCGTCCGCACGCTTGGTGATGGGCCCGGCGCGGTTCGATCAGGTGGAGGGGGCCTTCAGCGGATCCTGGAACCGCCTGCACCTCGAGCAGCTCACGGCCCGCCGGGTGGAGGGAGGTCGCTACCGGGTGACGGGCTGGATGGGCCCCGGCGTGGACGGGGCGGTGGCCGGGGAAGGGCCGGGGCTGGATCTGGAGGTGGAGGTCACGGACGAGTCGCTTCCAGCCGTGGCGGCGCTCCTGGGGTACAAGCTCCCCTCGTACCTCCTGACGGGCCGGTTCGACGGCCGGGCGGAGGTGGGCGGCAACCAGTCGAATCCCACGGGATCCGCCCGCCTGGAGCTCAAGGAAGGGCCGATCATGGGGCAGGAACTGGTCACCCAGCTGGACCTCCGCTTCGGCAACGGAGCCGTGCGGGTGGAACGCTTGCGGCGCCATCCCCTGCGCACGGGCCTGGACACCTGGGTTCCGTCCTAG